The bacterium genome window below encodes:
- a CDS encoding class D beta-lactamase, whose product MRRAATFVSILVLLACAAPAALAQAAAATPAATPAAGPAKTFGADAAAKLRQALGKQDGCIEVMNLATDEIVRTDAKRCAVRQSPCSTFKIYNALVGLDAGVVENEGTTYRWDGVRRPIESWNRDLTLAEAIRVSSVWWFQRMAREIGPERMKAALGREPYGDSDISGGIDRFWLESSLHISPDEQVAFIAKLYRGKTAFKPSSVAVVKKIIVQPDVAVGELAGKTGGSFSGKTGSGPSAGKPALGWFVGHLASPKGEFVFAVEIEGAEAKGPVARGVAIDALRTLGLLPR is encoded by the coding sequence CGCCCGCCGCGACGCCCGCGGCCGGGCCCGCGAAGACGTTCGGCGCCGACGCGGCGGCGAAGCTCCGGCAGGCGCTCGGCAAGCAGGACGGCTGCATCGAGGTGATGAACCTCGCGACCGACGAGATCGTCCGCACCGACGCCAAGCGGTGCGCCGTCCGCCAGTCCCCCTGCTCGACCTTCAAGATCTACAACGCCCTCGTCGGCCTCGACGCGGGGGTGGTCGAGAACGAAGGGACGACCTACCGCTGGGACGGCGTGCGGCGCCCGATCGAGTCGTGGAACCGCGACCTGACGCTCGCCGAGGCGATCCGCGTCTCCTCCGTCTGGTGGTTCCAGAGGATGGCGCGCGAGATCGGCCCGGAGCGGATGAAGGCCGCGCTGGGGCGCGAGCCGTACGGCGACAGCGACATCTCAGGCGGGATCGACCGCTTCTGGCTGGAGAGCTCGCTGCACATCTCGCCCGACGAGCAGGTCGCGTTCATCGCCAAGCTCTACCGCGGGAAGACGGCGTTCAAGCCGTCGTCGGTCGCGGTCGTGAAGAAGATCATCGTCCAGCCGGACGTCGCGGTCGGCGAGCTCGCCGGCAAGACGGGCGGCTCGTTCTCCGGCAAGACCGGCAGCGGCCCCTCCGCGGGGAAGCCGGCCCTCGGCTGGTTCGTGGGCCATCTCGCCTCGCCCAAGGGGGAGTTCGTCTTCGCCGTCGAAATCGAGGGCGCGGAGGCGAAAGGACCGGTCGCGCGCGGCGTCGCGATCGACGCGCTGCGCACCCTCGGCCTTCTGCCGCGGTAA
- a CDS encoding PH domain-containing protein, whose product MPIFAASRWTSGNSLFPTRLEVNDTFVVKRTRGFFSSAEESIHLQRVSSIRVTAGPLFADVVIESAGGTDPIAVHGLRKGDAYEAKRLVEAAQARLGGAAEATRACPFCAETIKAAATICRFCNRELPR is encoded by the coding sequence ATGCCGATCTTCGCCGCCAGCCGCTGGACGAGCGGCAACAGCCTCTTCCCGACCCGCCTCGAGGTGAACGACACGTTCGTCGTCAAGCGGACGCGCGGGTTCTTCTCCTCGGCCGAGGAGAGCATCCACCTGCAGCGCGTCTCCTCGATCCGCGTGACGGCGGGGCCGCTCTTCGCCGACGTCGTGATCGAGTCGGCCGGCGGGACCGATCCGATCGCCGTCCACGGCCTGCGCAAGGGGGACGCCTACGAGGCGAAGCGGCTCGTCGAGGCCGCGCAGGCCCGCCTCGGCGGCGCCGCGGAGGCGACGCGCGCCTGCCCGTTCTGCGCCGAGACGATCAAGGCCGCGGCGACGATCTGCCGCTTCTGCAACCGCGAACTCCCGCGCTGA